CGCCTCTTGTGGAGGGCAGTCTCGCTTGCCGAGATGCACCCCGTCAGCGTCTACCGCGATGGTGGCGATGATGTCGTCGTCGATGAGCAAGCAGGCATGGTAGCGATCGGTCAGTGTGCGCAGGCGCAGGCCCATCTCGATGCGCTCCTCGGTGGTCGCCTCCTTGAGTCGTAGTTGCACCCAGCGTCCGCCCGCCTCTAGGTATTGGGATACCTTGTTATATAGTGTGTCGGGGTCTGACTCGTTGGTCACATATTGCAGGGCAAAGTGTGAGTACAGATGCTGCTTCTTCCAATTCCCTGAAAGGAACTTGGGGTAAAGTAGCTGTCGCCCAGGACGGTTTGGTTGCCCCGCAAAGATAGTGGCGAGGTAGTGGCAAGCCCGCTGCACAGAGCTTACGAGGCTGTACTCCATGGCCCAGTAGCTGGCGATTGCTGCGGAGAGCATACAGCCAGTGCCGTGGATCGACTTGTCGTAGCGATGCGTGTAGTAGGGGTGGATGCCGTCACGGGTGATCAGATGGTTGATCACAAGATGTGGCGAAGAGGTGTCGTGTCCACCCTTGAGGAGGATAGCCACGCCGTGCTCCTGAGCGATGCGCTGAAGCTCTGCGGGATCGTCTGTGCCAAAGAGCGCCTGAGCCTCAGGCTTGTTGGGTGTGACGAGGCTTACCTCATTCAGTAGGGTAGCGAGCTGGTCCTGCTCCTCTGTCCAAAGGCGGGACTGCGTCTCCTCGGCGGCTGTGGGCTGGAGGATAGGGTCCCAAATGATTCGCTTGACGCCTAGCGCCTTCATCTGCGCAACGATCTGCACCGCCTGCTGTAAGTCCTGCACCATACCGAGCTTAGCCACGGTGACTGGGTGGTCGGTGAGAAGCGTCGTCAGCGACTCCTGAAGTTGGTCGGACGGTGTAGCGGTAGCGGAGACGAAGCGGCGGAGGCTCTGTGCCGTGAGTGTAGAGATAACGCTGTAGCACTGCACGCTCAGATTATTTGCGATGCGGGTGTCTATGTTGATGCCAGCTCCCGATGTGGGGTCGTGACCCGCAACGGTCAGAATGGCGGGCGTTTGGTATTGATCCAGCCGCTCTTGTCGTTGCTCCTGCGGTTGCGACCAGATGTCTCCTAGTACGGCGACCCCAGCGTAGCCCGCCTTTGCGACGGTCTCTTGCCGCTCGGGGGTGATGCCCCCAAGAGCGTAGACAGGGTAAGGGAGCTTGAGCAATTCCTCCCGACACGAAAGTAAGGCGGGATTGCCCTGATAGCCCTCCTTGCTAATGCTATCAAAGAGCGGGCTGAGCAGGGCGTAGTCTGGTGTGAAGGGCAGCTCCAGTAGCTCTTGGATCGAATGCGCCCCGACCGCTATCGTCTGGTGAGGAGCGAGAGGGATATCCCTCCACTCCGCCACACGACGATAGGGTAGGTAGACGCCCGCCACGTCATACTCCGCCAGTAGCGCATAGTGATCACACAGCACGACATACTGGTGATAGGTGGGCTCTAGATTGTCTAAGACCTTTCTAAAGTCAGCCTCAGAGGCTCCCGGCATGCGCAGGTGTACCTTACAGATGCAACTTCTTACGACATCAAAGATATCGCCAGCTACATCTTCTACATACTTACGTTCGGGCGGCGTGATGATGATCATGGGGCGTCAGGCGGTTTACTGATTACTTGTCGTCCTCGATGCGTTTCTGCAGCTGACGACTAGCACGCATCGAGCAGAAGTGCTCACCACACATGGAGCAGAAGTGTGCCTCCTTGTGTCCCTCAGCGGGTAGCGTCTCGTCGTGATACTGAAGTGCGGTCTCGCTGTCGAGTGCTAGGTGGAACTGATCCTTCCAGCGGAACTCATAGCGTGCCTTGCTCATAGCGTAGTCGCGGTAGTATGCGCCTGGGTGTCCCTTAGCTAGGTCGGCCGCGTGGGCTGCGAGCTTGAAGGTGACGACACCCTCCTTGACATCGTCCTTGTTGGGCAGGCCTAGGTGCTCCTTGCGGGTCACGTAGCAGAGCATCGCTGTGCCGCGCCACGCAATCATAGCACCACCTATGGCACTAGTTATGTGGTCATAGCCTGGGGCAATGTCAGTGACCAACGGCCCGAGCGTGTAGAAGGGAGCTTCGTTGCAAAGGTCTAGCTGCAAGTCCATGTTCTCCTTGATACGCTGCATAGGTACGTGACCAGGGCCCTCGATGAGGACCTGCACGCAGTGCTTGTCCGCAATGCGAGATAGCTCACCCAGCGTACGTAGCTCGGCAAACTGTGCCTCATCGTTGGCATCGGCGATAGAGCCAGGACGCAAGCCGTCACCGATACTGATACCTACGTCGTAGCGAGCGCAGATCTGACAGATCTCGTCAAAGTGCTCGTAGAGGAAGCTCTCACGCTTGTGCGTCGTACACCAGTTCGCCATGATAGCACCGCCACGAGAGACGATACCAGTGAGACGCTTCATCGTCAGCGGGATGAACTGCCAGCGCAAGCCGGCGTGGATGGTGAAGTAGTCGACACCCTGCTCCGCCTGCTCGATGAGCGTGTCGCGGTAAAGCTCCCAGGTGAGCTTGTCTGCCTGTCCCTTGACCTTTTCCAAAGCTTGGTATAGTGGCACGGTGCCTACAGGTACTGGCGAATTGCGAATGATCCACTCTCTCGTCTCGTGGATGTTGCGCCCCGTAGAGAGGTCCATGATGGTGTCAGCACCCCAGCGGATAGCCCAGACCGCTTTCTCAACTTCCTCCTGGATAGAGGAGGTGATGGGCGAGTTACCAATGTTGGCATTGATCTTGACGAGAAAGTTGCGTCCGATGATCATCGGCTCGCTCTCCGGGTGGTTGATGTTGTTGGGGAGGATAGCTCGTCCAGCAGCGATCTCGTCACGGACGAACTCAGGGGTGATGCGCTCCGGGATATTAGCTCCAAAGCTCTCGCCTAGATGCTGTGGGTACTGCTCTCGGATCTCGTCAATGAGCTGATTCTCACGGATAGCGACATACTCCATCTCGGGGGTGATGATCCCCTGACGCGCATAGTATAGCTGCGTGACAGGATGCTCCTCGGTGCCTACGAGCGGCTGGTCGTTGAGATGGGCAAAGCGCAGATGATCTAGCGAAGCGTCTTGTCTCCGCTTGCGACCATACTCCGAGCTCTGTTCCTTCAGTCTCGTCGTGTCGCCACGCTCCTCGATCCACTGCTGGCGTATCTTAGGTAGCCCTTGGTGCGGATCGACATGATAGTCGGGATCGGTGTAGGGCCCCGAGGTGTCGTAGACTACGACCGAGCCGTTGTTGTGCCGTACACCCTCCTCGTCAATGGTGTCAGAGAGTGTGATGCGACGCATCGGCACGCGAATGTCGGGGCGAGAGCCGGTGACATATATCTTAGTAGAGCCAGGGAGTGGACCCTGAGAGATGTTTAGATTGTCCGTTTGATCTTTTTGCTTCATAGAGTAAAGAGATTAAGTGTGTTTGGAAGAAGAGGAGTGTTTTAGCCACCCATTGCTGCGGTAATGATCGTGACAGCATCACCCTCGCAGAGCTGGTGCGTAGGCCAGGCGTCACGTGGTATGACACGATGGTTGACCGCTAGCGCCGTGTGGTCGAGCGTCGCGACGACAGGCGATACCGCCTCTAGTAGCGAGGTACCTGCCGGCAGGTCGTGGGGAGTCTTATTGATCGTTACTTGCATAAGCCATATAAAAAGAAAAAGAGCCTACATACCTTCATCAGTCTGGTATGTAAAACTCTTAGTGTGTACTGTCCAGCCAATGAGGCTTGACAAGTAGGGT
The sequence above is a segment of the Porphyromonas vaginalis genome. Coding sequences within it:
- the thiE gene encoding thiamine phosphate synthase, which gives rise to MIIITPPERKYVEDVAGDIFDVVRSCICKVHLRMPGASEADFRKVLDNLEPTYHQYVVLCDHYALLAEYDVAGVYLPYRRVAEWRDIPLAPHQTIAVGAHSIQELLELPFTPDYALLSPLFDSISKEGYQGNPALLSCREELLKLPYPVYALGGITPERQETVAKAGYAGVAVLGDIWSQPQEQRQERLDQYQTPAILTVAGHDPTSGAGINIDTRIANNLSVQCYSVISTLTAQSLRRFVSATATPSDQLQESLTTLLTDHPVTVAKLGMVQDLQQAVQIVAQMKALGVKRIIWDPILQPTAAEETQSRLWTEEQDQLATLLNEVSLVTPNKPEAQALFGTDDPAELQRIAQEHGVAILLKGGHDTSSPHLVINHLITRDGIHPYYTHRYDKSIHGTGCMLSAAIASYWAMEYSLVSSVQRACHYLATIFAGQPNRPGRQLLYPKFLSGNWKKQHLYSHFALQYVTNESDPDTLYNKVSQYLEAGGRWVQLRLKEATTEERIEMGLRLRTLTDRYHACLLIDDDIIATIAVDADGVHLGKRDCPPQEARRILGDEYIIGYTVNSLDDLPSALAADIDYIGVGPYRDTQTKALLAPILGLEGISQIAQQALERDRCYTLPLIVAIGGIQPEDAETLLGNENIDGIAVSGAIEHATDMAQVVSQLRHHRSSFPKYIL
- the thiS gene encoding sulfur carrier protein ThiS, with the protein product MQVTINKTPHDLPAGTSLLEAVSPVVATLDHTALAVNHRVIPRDAWPTHQLCEGDAVTIITAAMGG
- the thiC gene encoding phosphomethylpyrimidine synthase ThiC; translated protein: MKQKDQTDNLNISQGPLPGSTKIYVTGSRPDIRVPMRRITLSDTIDEEGVRHNNGSVVVYDTSGPYTDPDYHVDPHQGLPKIRQQWIEERGDTTRLKEQSSEYGRKRRQDASLDHLRFAHLNDQPLVGTEEHPVTQLYYARQGIITPEMEYVAIRENQLIDEIREQYPQHLGESFGANIPERITPEFVRDEIAAGRAILPNNINHPESEPMIIGRNFLVKINANIGNSPITSSIQEEVEKAVWAIRWGADTIMDLSTGRNIHETREWIIRNSPVPVGTVPLYQALEKVKGQADKLTWELYRDTLIEQAEQGVDYFTIHAGLRWQFIPLTMKRLTGIVSRGGAIMANWCTTHKRESFLYEHFDEICQICARYDVGISIGDGLRPGSIADANDEAQFAELRTLGELSRIADKHCVQVLIEGPGHVPMQRIKENMDLQLDLCNEAPFYTLGPLVTDIAPGYDHITSAIGGAMIAWRGTAMLCYVTRKEHLGLPNKDDVKEGVVTFKLAAHAADLAKGHPGAYYRDYAMSKARYEFRWKDQFHLALDSETALQYHDETLPAEGHKEAHFCSMCGEHFCSMRASRQLQKRIEDDK